TAGGGGCCGCAGAACCGAAACAGCGTTCGTTGTTACCGAAATGTAACTGCGGCGTGTCGCGCGGAATTCTGGGGAAGCAGCCGGTGTCGCCGAGGAAAATGAGCAAGCTTCTTTGTGCGGAGCGTCACACGTGGATACAGTACAACTTACGTTCAGTCGTTTGTGATGGTTCATTGAGGTTCCGGGCGAATCGGCTGGGCTGACGGTACTTTGAGCAAAGGAAATCTGACTGCTGATGATTCGCAAACCGACACTTCGTCTCACCCTCGAAATTCGCCAAGAGATCTATAGCCTCATCCCCGGGCCGATGCATCATTCAGAGAAGAATCACGGAAGTGGTCGCGTCGCAGCTGTTTAGGTCGCGGCATGGGAAAGTACGTTCTCCGCCGGTTCGTCAACTATTTCATCCTGGCGTTCATCGCCACGGTGACCGCCTACATCACCTCCAGCGCATTCATGGATCCGGCCGCACGGTACCGGGGACAGAATCCGCCTTTGTCCGAGTCCTCGATCAAGTCCATCCTCAACGGGCATGGGACCAACCCGGACGTTCCGATCCTCGAGCGCACGTGGACGTGGCTGACGAAGATCTTCCTGCACGGGGACTTCAGCACGACCGTCCACAACAATCCGGTCTTCCACGAGATCATGGCCCGTGCGGGAGTCAGCCTCAAACTTCTGCTCATCGGATCCGTCCTCGGCGCCATCCTGGGAGTCGTCCTCGGAGTTTGGGGCGCGGTCCGGCAATACAAGACCTCTGACCAGACGGTGACATATGCGTCCTATCTGATCATCGCCACCCCTACCTTCGTCATCGGAGTAGTGCTGATGATCATCGCAACGGCGTTCAACGGCATGATCGGCACAAATCTCATTCGCTTCTCCGGTGAATACACGGCGGATATACCTCCGGGATTCTTCCCCTGGTTCACCGATCAGCTCTCGCACATGCTGCTGCCGACATTGGCATTGGTGATGATGGGCGCCGCCACCTATTCGCGCTACCAGCGCTCGGTCATGCTCGACGTGCTGGCCTCCGATTTCATCCGCACGGCCAGATCGAAGGGGCGCACGCGCAAGACCGCCCTGGTCAAACACGGCGTTCGGGTCGCGCTCATCCCGATGTCGACCTATTTCGCCTATGCCTTCGGCACGCTCGTGGCCGGATCGGCGATGCTCGAAGTGGTCTTCTCCTGGCACGGAATGGGGGAATTCACCATCAACTCGATCCTGCAGTCCGATATCAACGCGGCCGCCGGATCCGTCCTGTTCATCGCAGTGCTGACGCTGATCTCCTCGACCCTGTCGGAGATCCTCTACGCTGCCCTCGACCCGAGAGTGAGGATCTGACATGGCGACCGATATTCCGATCTCCACGACTGCGGACACAGAGGTCGTGGCCCGTCGATCGAAGCCCACATCGCGTGTCACCCTGATCTGGCGTCGGCTGCGATCGACTCCGCGCTTCTGGGTCGGCGGAATCATGCTGGGGTTCTTCGTCCTGTTCGCGGTGTTCGGCAACACGATCAACATGTACTCGCCCACGGACCAGGACATCTACGCACTCAACGAAGCACCGAGCGTCCAGCATTGGTTCGGCACGAACACCATCGGCCAGGACATCTACGCCCAGACCGTGGCAGGTCTGCAGAAGTCCCTGCTCATCGGCATCATCGCGGGACCGGCGGCGAGTATTTTGGCTGCGATCATCGGGTCGACGGCGGGGTACTTCGGCGGGCGCATCGAGACCGTCATCGTATGGTTCATCAATCTCCTGCTCGTCCTGCCCTCGTTCTTCATCCTCGTCCTGCTGGCGCCGATGCTGCGCCAGCTGTCGTGGATGGCGATCGTCGTCTTCCTGGCCCTGTTCGGTTGGATGATCATGGCCCAGGTCGTGAGGAACCAGACGAAGGCGATCAAGGACCGTGATTTCGTCAAGGCGGCGCGATACATGGGTGTCTCCACCCCACGGATACTGAGCCGGCACATCATCCCGAACGTCGCCTCGATCCTCATCGTCGATGCCACCTTGGGCGTGGTCTCCGCGATCCTGACCGAAACCTCGCTGAGCTACTTCAACCTCGGAATCCAGAAGCCCGATGTCTCCATCGGCACGCTCCTGGCCGAAGGGTCCGGTGCCGCCGTGACCCGTCCGTGGCTCTTCGTCTTTCCCGCCGGCGTCCTCGTCCTCATGCTCTTCGCCATCAGCCTGATGGCCGATGCGCTGCGCGACGCCATCGATCCGACCTCAGGAGTCAACCGTGACTGAGACACTCAGCACCGACCAGTCCCAACCGCCCGCCGAGGCGCCGATCCTCGAAGTCAGGGGCCTCAACGTCACCTTCCCGAACCCCAAAGGCGATGTGAAGGCGGTCCGCGGCGTCGACTACGAGGTGATGCCCGGCGAGTTCCTCGGGATCGTCGGCGAATCGGGCTCCGGCAAGTCCGTGTCCTCCATGGCGGTGATGGGCCTGCTGCCCTCCACCGCCCGAATCGACGGATCGATCAGGTACCGCGGGCGTTCGCTGCTGGACATGGACGATCACGCGATGTCGGAGCTGCGCGGCTCCGACATCGCCATGGTCTTCCAGGACCCGCTGTCGGCACTGACCCCGGTCTACACGATCGGCGAACAGATCTCCGAAGGGCTCATCATCCACGATCCGATGATGTCGAAGGAGGCCGCGCACGAGCGCGCGATCGAACTGCTGCGGATCGTGGGGATCCCCGGGCCCGAACGTCGGGTCAGGGCCTACCCCCACGAGTTCTCCGGCGGAATGCGACAGCGCGCCATGATCGCCATCGCGATCGCCAACGATCCCGACCTCATCATCGCCGATGAGCCGACCACCGCTCTCGACGTCACGATCCAGGCCCAGATCCTCGAAGTCCTGCAGAGGGCACGCGAGATCACCGGAGCCGCGATCGTGCTCATCACCCACGACCTCGGCGTGGTGGCGGGAAACGCGGATCGCATCGCGGTCATGTACGCCGGTCGCCTGGTCGAGACCGGACCCGTGGATCAGGTCTTCGAGCGCCCGCAGATGCCCTATACGACCGGTCTCCTGCGGTCCGTGCCGAACCTGGCCACCGCCGGGACCCAGCGACTCGTTCCCCTCGAGGGCAAACCGCCCTCGCTGTCGAACATGGCACCGGGGTGCCCGTTCGCCCCGCGCTGTCCGATCGCCGTCGACACCTGCCGTGAAGTCGAACCGGAACTCATCGGACACGGCACTCCGGGAGTGGCCGCGGCATGCCACCGGGCCGGTGAGATCGCTTCGGGGCAGCTGACTGCCGGCAGCATCTTCCCGCGACCCGAACCGGTCGTGAAGCGGGCGAAGAGCGACGACGCCGACCGCATCCTCGAGGTGACGGGACTGCAGAAGCACTTCCCTCTGCTCAAGGGTGCCGTCTTCAAGCGCCAGATCGGAACCGTGCGAGCAGTCGATGGCATCGACCTGGAGATCAGAGAGGGACAGACCCTCGGGCTCGTCGGAGAGTCGGGCTGCGGCAAGTCGACGACGATCGGCGAGGTCCTCGAGATGGTCGCCCCGCAGAAGGGCTCGATCGTCATCAACGGAATCGATGTGTCCGACCTGTCCAAGCGAGATCGTTTGGCCATGCGCAAGGACGTCCAGGTCGTGTTCCAGGACCCGATGGCCGCGATCGATCCCCGGCTGCCCGTCGGCGAGGTGATCGCCGAACCCCTCACAGTCCACAAGGTTCCGACCGGGCAGCGCAATGACACTGTCGCGGAGATGCTCGAACTCGTCGGCCTCGACGCCTCGATGGCGGACCGGTATCCGCACGAGTTCTCCGGCGGCCAGCGTCAGCGCATCGGGATCGCCCGAGCGCTCGTGACCAACCCGAAGCTGCTCGTCCTCGACGAGCCGGTATCGGCCCTCGACGTGTCCGTCCAGGCGGGTGTCATCAACCTGCTCGAGGATCTGCGCGACACGCTCGGACTGTCGTATCTCTTCGTCGCCCACGACCTGGCCGTCGTCAGACAGATCGCCGATCACGTGGCGGTGATGTACCTGGGCCGGATCGTCGAATTCGGTGCCTCCGAAGAGCTCTACGACAGTCCGGCGCACCCGTACACACGCGCACTGATGTCGGCGATCCCCGTGCCCGACCCCGCGGTCGAGAGATCACGCGAGAGGGTGCTGCTCTCCGGTGACCTTCCGAGTCCGACCGACGAGATCTCCGGATGCCGATTCCGCACCAGATGTCCGCTGTACTCTCTGCTGCCCGAGCACGATCAGGACAGATGCTTCCGAGAGGACCCACAGCCTCGACCGGCGGCGTCCAACCTCGTGGCCTGCCACTTCTCCGAGCGGATCAGCGAACTCGAACACTCGAACTGACCACGCCCGGCATCGTTGCGCCAGGGCGGACACGGTACCGAAGCCACCCACCGATCACCACACAGAGAACAGGAAAGAGGAACTCATGAAGATGAGGAACACGGCGACAATGGTCGTCGCCGCAACCGCTGCGCTGGGATTGGCCCTCTCGGGCTGCCAGCAGGCGAACACGGACTCCCAAGGGGTCGACAGCGACAAGGCGAACGAGGAGATCGCGGGCCTGCCGTCCATCGACTACCAGAAGGCCGACTACGACGAGATCGACGACGGCGGAACCCTCACGTATCCCATGACGGAGATCCCGACCAGCCTCAACTACTACCACGCCGATGGCGCGCACGTGGACAACAACAACCTCTACGGCACGTCTCTGGGCGGTCCTATCAAGATCAA
The Brevibacterium marinum genome window above contains:
- a CDS encoding ABC transporter permease — encoded protein: MGKYVLRRFVNYFILAFIATVTAYITSSAFMDPAARYRGQNPPLSESSIKSILNGHGTNPDVPILERTWTWLTKIFLHGDFSTTVHNNPVFHEIMARAGVSLKLLLIGSVLGAILGVVLGVWGAVRQYKTSDQTVTYASYLIIATPTFVIGVVLMIIATAFNGMIGTNLIRFSGEYTADIPPGFFPWFTDQLSHMLLPTLALVMMGAATYSRYQRSVMLDVLASDFIRTARSKGRTRKTALVKHGVRVALIPMSTYFAYAFGTLVAGSAMLEVVFSWHGMGEFTINSILQSDINAAAGSVLFIAVLTLISSTLSEILYAALDPRVRI
- a CDS encoding ABC transporter permease; this encodes MATDIPISTTADTEVVARRSKPTSRVTLIWRRLRSTPRFWVGGIMLGFFVLFAVFGNTINMYSPTDQDIYALNEAPSVQHWFGTNTIGQDIYAQTVAGLQKSLLIGIIAGPAASILAAIIGSTAGYFGGRIETVIVWFINLLLVLPSFFILVLLAPMLRQLSWMAIVVFLALFGWMIMAQVVRNQTKAIKDRDFVKAARYMGVSTPRILSRHIIPNVASILIVDATLGVVSAILTETSLSYFNLGIQKPDVSIGTLLAEGSGAAVTRPWLFVFPAGVLVLMLFAISLMADALRDAIDPTSGVNRD
- a CDS encoding dipeptide ABC transporter ATP-binding protein, translated to MTETLSTDQSQPPAEAPILEVRGLNVTFPNPKGDVKAVRGVDYEVMPGEFLGIVGESGSGKSVSSMAVMGLLPSTARIDGSIRYRGRSLLDMDDHAMSELRGSDIAMVFQDPLSALTPVYTIGEQISEGLIIHDPMMSKEAAHERAIELLRIVGIPGPERRVRAYPHEFSGGMRQRAMIAIAIANDPDLIIADEPTTALDVTIQAQILEVLQRAREITGAAIVLITHDLGVVAGNADRIAVMYAGRLVETGPVDQVFERPQMPYTTGLLRSVPNLATAGTQRLVPLEGKPPSLSNMAPGCPFAPRCPIAVDTCREVEPELIGHGTPGVAAACHRAGEIASGQLTAGSIFPRPEPVVKRAKSDDADRILEVTGLQKHFPLLKGAVFKRQIGTVRAVDGIDLEIREGQTLGLVGESGCGKSTTIGEVLEMVAPQKGSIVINGIDVSDLSKRDRLAMRKDVQVVFQDPMAAIDPRLPVGEVIAEPLTVHKVPTGQRNDTVAEMLELVGLDASMADRYPHEFSGGQRQRIGIARALVTNPKLLVLDEPVSALDVSVQAGVINLLEDLRDTLGLSYLFVAHDLAVVRQIADHVAVMYLGRIVEFGASEELYDSPAHPYTRALMSAIPVPDPAVERSRERVLLSGDLPSPTDEISGCRFRTRCPLYSLLPEHDQDRCFREDPQPRPAASNLVACHFSERISELEHSN